DNA sequence from the Candidatus Poribacteria bacterium genome:
CCTCCTGAGCCCTCCTGGCGAACTCCTCGGCGCTGATGCCCAATTCGCTCAAGTCCACCATTACCATGTTGGTCTGAACCTTTTCGGGATTTATCCTGATCTTCGGCAGGTGTGATAGCTTTTGCGCCAGCAATTTTGCGTTTTCATGGTCCTCGACCAGACGGTCGATCATCTCGGTCAGTGCGACGATCCCGGCGGCGGCGATAACTCCTGCCTGTCGCATGGCTCCTCCGAGCCTCTTTCTGGCCCTTCTGGCGCGGGAGATGAACTCGGCATCGCCCGTCAGCACCGATCCCACAGGGGCGCCCAGCCCCTTTGAGAGGCAGAACATAACCGAGTCGGCACAGGCAGCTATCTCTTTGACGTCCACTCCCAGGGCAAGGGCGGCGTTGAACATCCGTGCGCCATCCAGATGAACTTTGACGCCATATTTCGACGCTATCTCCTTCACAGCCCTTAACCTTCCAACCGGAACGGCCAATCCACCTCTTCGGTTATGGGTGTTTTCAAGGCATATCAGGCTCACCTTGGGGAACCGACTGGGCGATCTCGCCAGATATTCCTCGATCTGTTCCGGTTCAGGACATCCATCCGGCGAGTCCAGGGGTATCGGCATCACCCCCGCCAGAGCTGCCATGTTTCCCCATTCGTAGTAGTAGATATGTGATTCCCTGTCGAGTATGATGAAATCGCCCCCTTGCGTGTGGGTCATGATAGCGGAGGTGTTGCCCATGGTTCCGCTCGGGACGTACATCGCCGCTTCCTTACCCATCTTCTCGGCGGCTAATCTTTCCAGCTCGTTGACGGTCGGATCCTCGCCATAGCAATCATCACCCACCTCGGCTTCGGCCATCGCCCGCCGCATTCTCGGTGTCGGTTTTGTGACCGTATCGCTTCTGAGGTCTATGATCTCCATCTCGATCTCCTCTTCATCCTTTAAGGGCTTGAGCCCTTCTTCTTGCGCTCTCCACGAGATAACCGTCCCTGTCGGAGTTTGCAAGCTCTTCGAAGGCTTCTATTGCCTCATCTAATCTCTTGAGTTTGACCAGCGATTCAGCATACATATATCGCGCCCTGAGTTTCAGATCAGGATCATCCAGCTCCTCGGCCAACCTCGAATAGGCCTCGGCGGCTTTATGATAATCCTTTTCGTCATAGTAATATCTATCGGCGGAGTAAAGACCGCCTCGGATCTCCTCTTCCTCCTCCTCGATCTCCTCTATCTCCCTTGCCTCTTCCTCCTCAATCACCTCAGCTTCAATCTCTTTTTCTTCCTCCTCCATTACTTCTTCCTCGGCGATCTCCTCCATCTCATCCTTTTCCTCGATCTTCTCCTC
Encoded proteins:
- a CDS encoding tetratricopeptide repeat protein, producing the protein MEEKIEEKDEMEEIAEEEVMEEEEKEIEAEVIEEEEAREIEEIEEEEEEIRGGLYSADRYYYDEKDYHKAAEAYSRLAEELDDPDLKLRARYMYAESLVKLKRLDEAIEAFEELANSDRDGYLVESARRRAQALKG
- a CDS encoding aminotransferase class I/II-fold pyridoxal phosphate-dependent enzyme, giving the protein MEIIDLRSDTVTKPTPRMRRAMAEAEVGDDCYGEDPTVNELERLAAEKMGKEAAMYVPSGTMGNTSAIMTHTQGGDFIILDRESHIYYYEWGNMAALAGVMPIPLDSPDGCPEPEQIEEYLARSPSRFPKVSLICLENTHNRRGGLAVPVGRLRAVKEIASKYGVKVHLDGARMFNAALALGVDVKEIAACADSVMFCLSKGLGAPVGSVLTGDAEFISRARRARKRLGGAMRQAGVIAAAGIVALTEMIDRLVEDHENAKLLAQKLSHLPKIRINPEKVQTNMVMVDLSELGISAEEFARRAQEEGVKVSCYGPSIVRLVTHKDVTRDQVLKAADIIAKIVSGI